The sequence below is a genomic window from Synechococcus sp. PCC 7335.
AGATGATGGATACTGAAGTAGAATCAGTCGGCCAGTCAACCGAAGAGGACATTGATATGGAAACAGAGGCAGTCGATGTTGATATGGAAACGACTGTTGATAGTGAAACCACTGTTCAAGAGGAAGTAGTCGAAACAACAGACTTTTCAAGCAGTCCTCGTGCTTTGTGGTAATTAAGTTAACTGGTAGGACAAGTGAAAAACTATAGTTACTAGTGTAGATAAGGGTATAACGGATTGTCTGTTATACCCTTTCTTTCTGAACAAATGTTCCTCTTTATCCAATCACTTGAGACTTTCAGACTATCTTTTGTCCTGATGAATTCGGTAGGGACAATAGCTACTCTGCATCAATAGTTTCACCTTCCGCAATCCAGCCTCGCAGCGCAGCATGCCGCGCTGCTTCAGTCGTTTCTGAAAACAGTAAGAAGTCGACCCCTGATTGGCGAATCTCTTGTGCAACTTTGTCTATTTCCTGATGGCGAGCCCGATCATTAGGGATAGCATCTCGAATGTATACAGCTAAAATTCTTCCTGGATAATCTTTGACAAGCTGTGCGTATATTTCCGTATCCTTTTGTCCGCTATCTCCAAATAGAATAAAGGGTAGGTTAGAAAAGCGTGCTAGAAGCGGTTCGATTTGCTCTCGCTTATGTTCTTCGTGGGTGAAAGATGTCAAGTTAGCAGGCGATAGTTCGATATCTCTTAGTAAGATTGGCCCCTTTGGAATATCATTAGCACCCATGAACTTGTCGAACAAGTCATACATATTCCAAGGGCTGCTAGATACGTAAAAGATTGGGTTTCCCGAAAAACTATTATCGGTATTGTTCCCTTTCTGAAGCGCCCGGTATAAAGAAGCTACACCTGAAAACGGCCGACGACTCTGAGCATTTCCTAAGTAGGCGATTCGAACCATCTTTAAAGGATCGTCAGCAGCTGTATACACTACCGTATCGTCAATGTCGCTGATCACACCAAACTGTGCACTGGGCGTAACTAGAATCACTTCGCCTTCTGTCATGACGACTTTTTGCTTTCTAGGTGGTGGCTCTAATAGTTCTATATGAACGTTACGCCATAGATCCGCCTCGCTAAGATGGTCTGCGCTGAATGAAGATTCTAGCGATAGATCTGCCTCAAAAAAACCTTCGCCGTTAGCTTTAACTGTCGTTTGACAATCGCCGATACAGACTTTGAGTATGGCATGGGGAACCTCATCACTGTCAAACCGCCGGTACATATTAGTGACGTTCTTAGCGATACTGGCATCTGCATCAAGTGGTCGGATACCTTCTTTCTCTAAGACTCTACCTTTGATGTGTACTCGATTTAGGGTGCCATACCCTTTGTAGGGCATTATACGTAGCGGATCTCGGATACCCAACTTACCTTCTATGCTCAGTATGGCCTTATCCCACAAGCGATTGGCTTGATTCGTAGCTTTGGAAATAGCTTCTATAAGGTTTGGCAAAATATCTTAGCTCCAAGCTTGGCGTGTTTAAATTTACTCAGTCTTCATCTATGCAAAAGACTATCTGAGGGCACAATATTGAGGGTAGTCTTGACATTTAGGCGAAAACATAGAAATTATGTACATAGCTTGCATCTGTACCAAAGGCTACAGTTTTTGTCAAACAGAGCTGAGTAGCTAGCAGCCTTCTATTTACTAGCAGCCTCTCTTAATGTGTGATCAGTGCTTGTCATATCCTTCCCTTCAAAGAGAAGTTTTTGAAAACGCTGACATAACGTAGTGAACACTAAGTCAGATAGCAACCGAGATTCGTAGGTACTAATAAAGATGGGTCTAGTCATCAATATCTTGCTTTGGCTGCTTTTGATAGCGATCGCAGCGGTAGCTACCCTCTTAGTCGGATTATATATTCGTGGCGCTTTTCGGTGGCGTCCTCTTTTTTACGTTAGGCAAGCGATCGCCCCACAGCATCCTCAATTTCCCCTTATCCTCAAAAGTCTCACAGAATCTCTAGCCACTCACGGACAGGTGGTTGATTTTTGGGATACCGCCGCAGAAATTCAGCAAGCAAGAATAGAGGCTATCAGGCGAGCACGTCACAGCATTCAGTTTGAGACATTCATGATGACGCCGGGCAAACGCACTAACGATTTTGCCGAGGAGATCGCCCGAAAAGCAATCGAAGGCGTTAGCGTACAGCTCCTAGTCGATACCTTTGGTACGCGATCTTTGCCTAGAAGATATTGGCAGCATCTACGTTCAGCGGGCGTCCAGATTGTCTTTTTTAACCCATTCGACTGGCGAGCACCGGCTAATTTCGCTGGACGCACTCACCGCAAGCTATTAATCATTGACAATGAGCAAGCGCTTATCGGTGGCTCAGGGATTTCTGATCTATGGGACGGTATTGAAAAAAGCGATGACACAAAGCCCTGGCTAGATATTGAGATGATGCTAGTAGGGGAAGTAGTAAGCGTTTTATCAGCAACGTTTCAGCTCCATTGGCAGGGCCATAGAATTAAAAGAGAAGATGAAAAAACAGGGAAGTTAGAACCAGGAGTTACCATCATTAATATGGATCGAATCTGTCCTGTCGTAGATGCAGATCCGTTGCCAAGCACAAAGAGATTGAGTAATGACAAAAAAGAATCGAGTACGATTCTAGTAACACCTGGGACCAAACCTAACTATCGCGACTCTTCGGTTGAAGTTTTGAAGCAGACGCTAGTAGCTTGTGCACAGAAACGAGTGTGGCTATCAAGTCCTTATTTTCTGCCGAATAAAAGTACTCGGCAGATACTGATTACTGCGAAAAAAGCTGGGGTAGACGTCCGCATTCTGACGACGAGCGATCGCAGTGATAAGAAGCCAGTCTATTACGCCTCGTACGAAGTCTACGGCTCGCTACTAAGGGCAGGCATAAAGATATTCGAGTATCAGCCTAGTATGCTGCATGCCAAGATGTTGCTTTTGGATAATCACTGGGCAAATACGGGCAGCACAAACATCGACTACCGAAGCTTTCTACACAATGATGAGCTAGATATTGTCACCGACTCCGCTTTGCTCATAGAAAAGATAGAACAAGCGTTTGAGAAAGGCTTTGCACAAAGTAAACAGATTAGCTTACGGCAGTGGCGAAACCGTTCTCTACTAAAGCACAGAGTACTAGGAAATGTAGTCCGTCTTGTGGAATGGCAACTCTAGGTACAGACGCTGGAGGTGAATAGATTGAGCATCCGATGCGATCGCCCAAGAAGGTAGAAAAATAGCGATGCTATCTATTTTCTAAACGGCCCCACCCAAAGGCTTGCTCCGATTACCAGCGGAGTCAAAGCAAAAATACCTCCAAAAATGAGTGAGTGACTTTTGACAAAGGGGATAGAAAGCAGCGAACCAATTACCAGCGCACAATAGAGTAGAGCAGCGAACGGAACAACGCAAATCAGAAAAATCATTAGGCGCTCGTTTGATTCAATAGATGACATAGCGAAGTATCAAGAGGGCTCAAAAATTTTGTACGGAATTAGAGTAAGTCAGCCTGTAGGATAGAGAACTGTGTGCCTAAGCTTTGCACATTAAGTCATAGGTAGTTTCTGTAAAAGGTATTGAATGTCTGTAGAGCTGTTTCTAGAGCTTG
It includes:
- a CDS encoding App1 family protein is translated as MPNLIEAISKATNQANRLWDKAILSIEGKLGIRDPLRIMPYKGYGTLNRVHIKGRVLEKEGIRPLDADASIAKNVTNMYRRFDSDEVPHAILKVCIGDCQTTVKANGEGFFEADLSLESSFSADHLSEADLWRNVHIELLEPPPRKQKVVMTEGEVILVTPSAQFGVISDIDDTVVYTAADDPLKMVRIAYLGNAQSRRPFSGVASLYRALQKGNNTDNSFSGNPIFYVSSSPWNMYDLFDKFMGANDIPKGPILLRDIELSPANLTSFTHEEHKREQIEPLLARFSNLPFILFGDSGQKDTEIYAQLVKDYPGRILAVYIRDAIPNDRARHQEIDKVAQEIRQSGVDFLLFSETTEAARHAALRGWIAEGETIDAE
- a CDS encoding phosphatidylserine/phosphatidylglycerophosphate/cardiolipin synthase family protein; its protein translation is MGLVINILLWLLLIAIAAVATLLVGLYIRGAFRWRPLFYVRQAIAPQHPQFPLILKSLTESLATHGQVVDFWDTAAEIQQARIEAIRRARHSIQFETFMMTPGKRTNDFAEEIARKAIEGVSVQLLVDTFGTRSLPRRYWQHLRSAGVQIVFFNPFDWRAPANFAGRTHRKLLIIDNEQALIGGSGISDLWDGIEKSDDTKPWLDIEMMLVGEVVSVLSATFQLHWQGHRIKREDEKTGKLEPGVTIINMDRICPVVDADPLPSTKRLSNDKKESSTILVTPGTKPNYRDSSVEVLKQTLVACAQKRVWLSSPYFLPNKSTRQILITAKKAGVDVRILTTSDRSDKKPVYYASYEVYGSLLRAGIKIFEYQPSMLHAKMLLLDNHWANTGSTNIDYRSFLHNDELDIVTDSALLIEKIEQAFEKGFAQSKQISLRQWRNRSLLKHRVLGNVVRLVEWQL